TagcccagagagcgaagcaggaacagctcttagaagagctagttaTTATACACAGGGGAGTATTATGATATAGCAATtgccagagtgtatgtagttctccaatcccccaaacatgggccaagacttcatgaagggttacacgaatctctctttaatgggagccacactggccttttatgcaagtcaccaagcaaggtgtacgcccaaatggaccttgttggggaaagGGACACACATACAATcgctcctctctgcctgggagataattgaggcaGATACTGCATTAGCCcagttatctccaggcagaaaaaatacataatttacaaaaccccaaaagtacctcaaaagcacaaaatccccacaaatattacagccttgatctgggtgaccaacaataTCCAAGAATCACCAAGATCAGTTCAGAGATTCAGGAATTCTATGGtcccattttgaccgaccgcacgcatcttttcatgcccaaaacagctccagagaatcaggctgtaaCGTTCAAATTACCGAATGAAGCTGTTTGTGTTTATAGTCATTGTATGTCTCTTGTTCGTGGGTTTCTTTTTAACGAACAccgttcgactcccgttcgaatagccgaacctccatggaaggtaaagttttagcggtgttcatgccgtcgagtgtccgatttgagttccatgcgctcgacgaccaaacaccgctggatgcgttcgactaaacaagacggccgccgccacatgtttaaaTGGCACTTCGAATGGCTTTAGGAgttcgaagtgccacttcgaaagttcgaaTGGCTCCTGTCTAAGTCCAAACAGGCACAAACAGAGTCTTTAAACCAAAAATCATTACAGGGGCCATCGTCACAGGGCAgggggctggcaaacaggctcctccaagaaccagtgacgaGGCTACTTTCGTCACAATTTGGTTTTGTGTTTATCACCTAAACGTCTATTTCATACTGCTCCActcttatctatatatttttctgtttgggttaagaaaaacaaaagagaCACAGTGGGGTTAAGAGACACAAGGGTGTATGTGAATTAAGAGGTGTAAGTgaaacaaaggggaaagtaagagacacaaagggtaaaaatgGGGTAAGATAAACTAAAGGAAGTCAGAAACACTAAAAGTGCGTTAAGATACACAAAAGGGGCAAAAGGATTGGTAAAAGAGCAAATGGGGGGTTCATAAACATACAGGCCTACACAGGAAAACACTAATTTTGGGTGGAGGCAGTAAACTGCATCTTTGCCTACGTAGccaacagggccagattaagagcccagtgggcctgatgctgacaattatgatggggcctaattacagaatcttatcgaccaaaaacactatcACAGTCATATCTCTCAAGCGTCATGGAGTTggtattggagggaaactcaaaggatgcagctataagaaaacacatactctatgctaatctctttatctaatttatgctttcatctttcaagaaaattcataccccctaacagcagtgtccaatgaagcagaaagtcaatgggcggggtaaaagagtaggccactgatgcgaatcacgtgaccagaactgctaaaagggacaaacatgccctaaaaggggacatgtctgtccaaagaattggaaggccagcctggcatcagtgtccctatgtatcacagtgtcagtgtccccatgtcgcccagtcccctagtctcccagtttctgtgtccccatttctcccagtgtccccatgtctcagtgtgtcccgtgtcactaggatactaggggacactgagagacatggggacactgagagacatggggacacagtaagacatggggacacagtgagacaagGGGACCCTGAGAGAtccgggggcactgagacactttggggacactgggagacatgggggcactgagacactcggggacactgggagacatgggggcacttgtgggtacagacatgaggatactgggagacatggagacactgggagatatggggacacagacatttggggatactgggagaaatTAGAtcaaagacactagggacactgagagacatggaaacacagacactgggagactaggggacactgggagacatggggacactgagactctagggacacgggctgggaggcatgggtacacatacacttggggacactgggagacatgggggcacttgtggacgtagacatggggacactgggagacatggggacactagagacacagagacatgggaacacagacactgggagaaatggggacacagacacaagggacactggctgggagacatagggacactgggagacatggggacactgagacactggctgggagacatgtggacactgggagacatggggacacagaaatttggggacactgggagacatggggacacagacacttggagactaggagacactgggagccatggggacactgagacactagggacactggctgggagacatggggacactgggagacatggagacactgtgtccagtggcatacataccaggatcgcaggggtcgcggctgcgaccgggcccggcccaccagggggcccagccacccTGCGACTcggcatgtatgccagtgtggccagcctcttctactggggggcccaggagctggccacatcagggcctcccgaggctggccctggtgtcaccggtcAGGCTGGCAAGCGCACGAGAGAGCACTCTCCCcggagtgctccctcttcagctccctcgcgcaccgcactgatgccgcGGGCCCGCCAGCCTGACCAcccggtgacaccactggaccccagggaatcccctcagctctcccaaagttagggaggctgggggattaatttttttttttttaaacatgtatgtgtgagtgtgtgtgtgtgtgttagtgtgtgtgtgtgtgtgagtgtgtgtgttagagtgtgtgggtgttagtgttagagtgtgtgtgtgtgtgttagagtgtgtgggtgttagtgttagagtgtgtgtgtgtgtgtgttagtctgtgtgtgtgtgtgtgtgtgtgtgtgttagagtgtgtgtgtatgtgtgttagtctgtgtgtgtgtgtgttagagtgtgtgtgttagtgttagagtgtgtgtgtgtgtgtgtgtgtgttagtgtctgtgtgtgtgtgtgtgtgtgttagtgtgtgggttagtgtgtgtatgtgttagtgtgtgtgttagtgttagtgtgtgtgtgttagagagtttgtgtgttagagagtgtgtgtgtgtgtgtgtgttagtgttagagtgtgtcagtgagtgtattactgtgtgtgtctatgtcccattgtgtctacctatgtctcacagcatccccatgtgtctcagtgtccccgtatctcacagtgtcccctagtgtctcagtgttcctatgtttcccagtgtccccaagtgtctcagtgtccccacgtctcccagtgtcccctagtgtctcagtgtccacatgtctccctgctgcctccccccccccccctccttcacatacctgagctgccgtctggactctctgtgctgtgtagctcttCCTCTGCAGATCAGTGATTagcgagaggcagggagggagatgctgtaacttcctatcccttcctctgtccatacacagtgacccctactggccggtgctggtattgcagagtaatctccgtttatactgagaaaaatatttgcatttgcaaataccggctgtgccttaaaataccagtcaggtggcaaaagagtagtgtgtaaaaaaaaaaaaaaaaaagtaaaaaaaaaaaaacacttttttttttttaattgggcctattccatgggcctgggcctagaGCTGCagttccatcagcccctatgtttatCCAGCCCTGGTAGCTAATGCTCCTTGCATGTGCACCATTTATGTGGATGGAATTTATTGGCTGAGAAGATCAACTGACCCACTCAGGCAATTAATTATTTAGAAAGATGGGATTTCTGCTTTAGTTATATTTGAAGAGGAGGCTGGACCATGGAATCCAGAACGTTCCAAACTGTTCTGGAACAGTTAGACTTCTTAGAATGGAATGTGCCACAGgattcctggcatcataaccactactgggCGCTATAGTAGTTGCGGTGATTATACTTACCCTTTAAAAGTTGATTGCCTGTTTGATAATTGCCCAAATCATATCTGTGTGTAACATATACAATTGGGTATAAATTAAGCCACCTAACATACAATAAACTTACCTAATACAACATCCAACACCGTCTGATGAACATTTGCATATCCTGCAGTCTTTTGTTTTCCACTCAGAATTCAATGCGTATTTCTTTCCATTATAAATGCAAACTATAAAAAGAGCATATTAAGATTACACAGTAATAAGGTATATTAAAGTTTCACATGGTttctgttggggataaaatcagcaatACACGAAACCCTCTTtcttagatggatattttgtcgGAGCCACACCCTCTTTGTTAGACAGACAGGATcctgggaatcagtcaagaagacaagaagagatgtgttctataaccaattcaaagtttaattAAACGTCAGTTGCatatataccccattttcatgtcggtgggggtcatgagcatttattacataatatgtttttcacaagttataaacagctgcttctagttataatctttcgtcaaataacgcattacatatttgattaaaaccagatatttacaaataccgatatcttggacaattaacaagaacatttcgaaatcagtatttttcccgtaactaggattttatataaatcctatttccgagaatagaagataaaatgccaaatttattcttggttcaaattaacccttatatgaacagctaggatagatatcaaaatggatatttgtatctacaattcccctcttagatcatatcatgatctatcttacggtaaatatccatgggaggcctgcggcagagaaacaagaggaggtatattcagacgtgctaatcacgtctgcgagactttcattatttcttcaccttgatttcccccatttgctctgtgccgtaggttttccctttaagaggagttcgagctgtcGATTTTCAGCTTCTGTAATCATTTGTTGTACACGTTTCTTAAGTGTGCAAGTTAGATAACAATTAAACAATATCATTAATGCAAGTATTATTACAATAATGACAATAGGGTAGAAAAAGGACCTTACAACTTGTGCGCCTGTAGGAGACCAACCTGTGAGGGCATCATACCAATGATGGGCAAAATTTTCCTGGATTTTAGAACTAACTTTAATTAATTCCCTTTCATCTATGTGGGTGGATATTTCAGTATGTACTAAGGCATCTTTATGTGCTTTCAAATGTTTAAACATATCCTCTTTTCCTTTTATTAAATTGATTATTATTCCTATAGGAAGTTGATAATCAACGATAGGTAACGCAGGTGGAATATATGTTATGGACCTGTATATACTAGGAATAGGTTGCAGGAAATAAGTCTGATCTTTCCACTTTATCCAGATGGCATTTGATATACATCCcacaaagggtaaatgtttatcaACTTTGGGAATATTGACAGGTTGGTTAGTAGCTAGGCACACTATTTGTGGTTCTATTTCTAACATAATTGAATAATCCGATGGATATACATGCCAAGTACAACTACTTATTTGATTAGCTAATAAGCATGGTTCATAGATGGGTGAGGAATGTCTGCATGTGTAACCTTTATCTGCCTTATCACAGTGTTCTaattaatatgttttattatcCTTGGGGAATATATATTCTCCTGTATAAGTTGGATTCCACCAAGTAAGATTATTATTAAGTACATTAAACATAGGTGTAGGTAAAGTGAAGAACTTACATGCTAATTTTATATGGGTTGGAGCAACTTCGTATAACGTAAATCCAACCCTACACGAATAACTCGATATCTCATCTTCTACCCATTCTTCACAATATACATCATTTGACCTTAAACTAGTTGTCAGTCAATTCCATCATTTAtctgactttctgtattttaggCACCATAAGAGTATTCTCTAGTCTTAACCTCTGTTGATGCATCCATAAAACTCTAGTGGCACATAAGGTCCAGTCAGTGCTTCCTTTTGTTAGGTTAGTAATAGCATATGTTAGATTACCTAGTGTGTCACATCCAACATATGGGCCTCAATTTAACATTGTTGGATAAgctgttcaaatgatttaatctTTTTGTAAAAACTTTTCAAGTGATCCAttattatgaaaaataattaaattttataattatactttttttctaattatattgatatatttgtatatacatttatttttccaaTAAGACAATGTAAACAGTAAATATAAAAGGTTAAACTAGAGATCATATTGGGGTTGCCTTTTGCTTCTACCATTTGCCTTTACGAGAGCTCATCTGATATCAGTAGATTGTTCGTTCTGATCCTGAATAATGTCAGATATGAATCTTGTATCAGGAAAATACAATGATGCCAATATTTTTTCTGTGAGTACCTACATAGCACATATTTACCTTGTGCCTTACACAAAGCAAATGCTGTGTTTTTTGTGCATTTGTAACTTGAGAAAAAAAGTATTGTATGGGGATAGAGAGTATGTAGAATGGACTAAATCagtcatacagacaaacatacaccacATGCACCACAACTGTgatagttgtaaaaaaaaatcctctatTTTATATAATTGCATGTTTTTTAAGCAGAGATATGATCCATAAAATATGGATTGGTTTACTAACCACAACTAGTGAGTCATTTTAATCAACATTATTATATTGATCAATTACTTTATGTTATATATCCCTGCTGTATAATTGTAGAGCACTGTCATATGTGTTGGAGCtgagttaataataataataataataatagacacaACATATGCATACATCCTGACTGTTGTAGGTAAAATGCAGTCAGAGTATATATCTCTGATGTGTTTTTTATTGTAATTATGATTCCCATCAGTGTAACAATTCTTTATAATAATGTATTacagattatttttgttttacactaCTGCCTAATTACTTCTGTTTTGTCTATGTGCTAATTATGGCCTTGATTtcctatttttggataagctttttaaatgttttaatataacaCTATAATATCTTAAAGCATAGCAGGGCTAGCTTTACACATATATTAGCTATGATAtagctatttaaaatatatattaaaaaaaatgtgaatacaataaaaatagggaTTGTCTTGCAAGCAATAAAGTActgtcttttaaaatgttttttttaaataataatataaatatagacctaTAAAAACGTaataatccattacaataatttacagaGTTTACAAGATTAAAGTAGATGCGTGCAATATCAATAAAATAGAACATTCCCTCTTGAACAAGTCAACCTCTCAGTCGTGATAAAATGGAGCAGGGTCTCTGCATCCAAAATTATCTCCTCTGTTGTACTAATATTAAtaggtacacatatttataccttggattttcaattaggtcatgttaggacctaccttaacttggcaaagatatgAGGCCGTGACTTGGTCATTTCACATGAGAACATCTTAATCAGTCTATTGTCATGACCTAGACATCTTATCTATGTTTAGACTAAAACTTAAGGGTACACATGatatgggaaattccctgacttgctGTTACATTAACCGACGACAAAATTGTGTCCTAAAGTCTGAACACCATATGCACTGAATATGGGTAagaggtcattttttttttttttttaattctttatttttggcagtgCAGTAGTAAGTACATCTTTCAGTAATGACAAGGATAAGATACATTAACAACAGGTAATAGACAGTATTGGTGTGtacatagtttaaccccttaaggaccaaacttctggaataaaagggaatcatgacatgtcacacatgtcaagtgtccttaaggggttaaagcatactGCACTGGTATTTTAAGGATAAAGTAGTGAAATAACAATATTCAAGAACAAAGTGGTAACATATCTCAGTTTGTACATCAGTTGGTCATAATCTTTCTGTGATCGTGGTTACTGAGACTATGACGGCGGTCGGCGCCGCATTAGCTGAGGCAGAGATAAACCTAACATATTAATGAAAaggtaatataaataaaaacaatactggGCATAATGGCAGCGCAGTAGTAAATATATCATTCgataatgacagggctaagatacATCAACAGCAGGTTATATACAGTATTGGTGTGTACATAGTTTAAAGTATACTGCGCTCGTATTTTGAGGGTAGAAAAGTGAAAAACAATGTTCATGAACAAGGTAGTAACATGACTCAGTTTGTATATCAGTTGGGCTTAATCTTTCTGTGATCGTGGTTACTGAGACTACGGCGGTAGTCGGCGCCGCAGTAGCAGGGTCAGTGATAAACCAAACTTATTAATAAAAaggtaatataaataaaaataatactgggCATAATGGCAGCGCAGCAGTAAATACATCATTTGGTAATGACAAGGATAATATACATCAGCATCAGGTGATAGACAGTATTGGTGTGTACCTTGTTTAAAGCCTACTGCACTGGTATTTTAAAGGTGAAGTAGAGAAAAGCGATATTCATGAACAAAGTAATAACATAACTAattaataaaaaagtaatatatatataaaaacattaatggGCATTTAAATGTATCCTACATTCCGGGTAAGGATGTATTATTAAGAACATACTTGGTGTTCGACCGTGAGATCCTATGTGAGTGTGCAGACAGAGTAGGGTAAACATGTGTGTCCTTACATAGGAGAGATCCACCCCTGCGTTGCCGTTTGGAGCTTATGCTTGCCCGAAGGGGCTCAACTATGtcccggcaggggggggggagggacgcaTTAATAGTGTCAACCACTAGGGGGGGTATCGGGAGTGAACTACTGAAGCATCTAAATTGAAACAAACtaaaacatttcacatcatatcaAAAGTTTGTGTTTGTAGGAGTCTTAGGTAACATAAAGTAAGGTTATCTTTGATGGTGGGTCAGCGGGTCAGGAGAAAGCATTGAACGACTCAAGTCGGCGGACTGGCCGGTGATGATCTCATAGTTTCCCTCGGGGTGAACTCCTTTACGGTAGCCGGGTTGATTCTGGACAGTCCCGGCCGCTCTGCAGGTGCAGCTTGGAGTAAACCCGTGGACGTTAGGAGTGAAGCCAGTTCTTGATAGCTCTGTGCTTTATGTGTGGTCCCTTGGTAAGTGAACGATACCGCTCTCGGGCTCCCCCAACGGTAGGGTAGCTCTCTGGAGCGGAGGTGGTGCAATAACGGTTGTAATGATTTCCGCCAGGTAAGGGTGTTCTTGGTGATGTCCTGAAAAAACGTTAGGCTGCTGCCCTCAAACGAGAAGGGAGTTTTGCCCCGCAGTGCGGCCAGGAGTGCTGCTTTGTCTGACATGCCCTGAAATCGCAAGATGAGGTCTGCAGTGGCAGTTGCTGGAGCTCGGGTCGGCTTCGGCAGTCTGAACAGCCCGTCAAGCCTCAGGGACTTCGTCTGTTTTGGCGGGAGCAGGGCGCCCAGAAGGCGCCTGATGTAGTGGGGTAGCTCGGTGAAGCTGACTGAGTCCGGTATGCCTCGGACTTTTAGATTGTGGCGTCTCCTCTGATCCTCCATGACATCCAGGCGGTCTGCTGTGCCATGTTGCTGTTTTGCCAGTTCAGCTACTTGTTGTTCCACCTTTGTTAATCTGGAGTCCTGGGTGCTCGTACAGGCCTCCAACTGGGTGATTTTTGTCTTTGCCCCTTCTATGGCCGCTTTGTAGCAGGCCATGTCAGCAGAAAGATCCTTGCGCAGCTCAGCCAGCATTTCCTTAATTTGGCTCGCTGTGACCGGGTCTCCGGGTGTGTTGGGCCCTGTAGTACGGCTTGGCGTTGGCCCGAAGGACGCAGCCTCCATGAGGTCTGTGTCAAAGTCGCCCGATGAGTACGAAGCAATATCttcctccagcgccatcttggaccaTGCGGCCTGCTGCGTGTTCCGCAGCATTTCGCCGATATCTCGTCCGGAAGGGCTTCTGTCAGCCTTTGGTTTTTTAGTCTTTCTGCCCATATTACTCCTTGCTTTTGCGGTCGGGTTTGCAGATATTTTGCAGGTATTTTTCCCCCGATTAAGGTCAGTGAAGGTAAGTTGGCGTCGGAGCTCACCAAGAGGTCatttttttaaagacatatttatgaaaaacaatattttcCATTTCTAACAAATTGTCAGGTTACAAAATCTCTTaatgacaaagtacacagtttaagaaatacaacttttcattctaaaaatgtataatatttgcatatgcccataacAATAATATGACTAAACAGTTGAAAATAGGGCAAGCCATTGTTTCCAAACCTGCAGCAGGCTATAGATGTGTCATGAGCAAATAGTAGTTACTACATGGAAATTGTAACTCCAGAATTGGATAGTCTGGACCTAATAGAATCCAGAATATATTAACTGAAACTCAGTTAACCTAATAATACAACTGTTTTGTTTTCTATCACATAATAGATGGGTGGCTATGTTTAGGAGAAAGCAGCTTTTCTGAATAAGTAGTGATGTCAAAGTGAAGTAAGGGCAAAGTGAATTGAATAAGAGGCCAGGTTGCAATGTGTCAGAAGAAATTGTGAATAGTCTTCACCCAAATATATAAGCAATAACAAAATTAAGGTGTTTAAAACCTATTTTACAACCAAACTACTGAAAATTGAATATGTAATGATACTTACTGTTCGGTTTTTCATTTTTGATAAACTCACATTGGCcatcacacattattactgagaTTGCCAGAACAGTGAGGAAGATCAGGATTTTTGTCTGTAAAAGACAAACATATTGTAATTTGAAGTCACATAATTGTAAAATAATTTCCTAGTTTTCTATTTCATTATTAAATCATTGAGATTCCCAAAATAAATATAGGGCATTCCAAACATTCCATGGAAAGGCTTCAGATGCAAATTTACTTTCCGAGGCAAGTGTCTCAATTTCATACAATATGGCAAATTGTAAAAGCATACAATATGCACCTTCAACCAGTCCTCTCActaataaaaaaacaatgcaCATGTGAAAATATGAACTTCTGTAATGCATCTGTTGATCTCAGTGCTGGGGTTGTTTTTTTAACGCGTTCCTATTAATTAGATATGTATTAATCCCCTACTGTCTCGACGTCCGCAAACTACTTAACAGTGCCCTGTGTTATCCTTGGGGCTTTTGCTCCAGATTCTAAGTAGCCATGTCAACTTTAACCCAAGGCTCCCTATTTCCTTCCCTTATGCTTCCTGTCTAATACATTTGTCTTGACAAGgttattttaatttatgtttattCTGTGGTTCTGTGACATACCCAACAGGAAAATGTGGGCTCAGCAAAATACTTTGCAATAATGTAAATAAAGGTTCTAGCTGAAAGCTATATATTTGCTCATATACTTCTAAAACTCTGATCAATTGCCTTGccatgcctatatatatatatatatatatatatatatatatatatatatatatatatatatatatatatatatatacatatatatatatatatatatatatatataaaacaaaaatagtaatgcactccaccttccttgatgtacttgcccgatgcttatcagcaaacagatacagccaaaagtacaagatagcactccagggacttccaagttgaatgaataaaacttagcttttattagctcaaaataaaaatcaacgtttcagtctgtatcacagactttcatcaggatgagcTTGCAAATCAAATCCATAAGAATATATACCCCCACTATTCCCTTAACTTACCCAGGTTGAGAATAGGAGTGATCCCAGGGGCACCTGGCCAGCAGCCTGCTCAGGTCAAACCATTGACACTGATGATGTCATAGGCGTGCGCCTCCCGGGGTCGTTCCCATAGCAACCCAGTATAACcaacaaaataatacatatacatataactaAAATCATAGCCTGCATACAGGAATAAATTATAAATGTGGAAGAAAGACCTATACACCCCATCAGGGGCCATTTAGATACAGAGAAAGTCCATAGAGAACTCGTTAGAGATAGACAGCAGGCAGAACTAATCGATAAGCGATCAAACCGCAATTAGCCTGT
The DNA window shown above is from Pelobates fuscus isolate aPelFus1 chromosome 10, aPelFus1.pri, whole genome shotgun sequence and carries:
- the LOC134574499 gene encoding beta-microseminoprotein-like, whose amino-acid sequence is MCDGQCEFIKNEKPNICIYNGKKYALNSEWKTKDCRICKCSSDGVGCCISYSIPDTTDLPDCIAFFDEKGCVYRVVRKDNPCNKCEFKVRTIP